The following are encoded in a window of Cataglyphis hispanica isolate Lineage 1 chromosome 21, ULB_Chis1_1.0, whole genome shotgun sequence genomic DNA:
- the LOC126857466 gene encoding tRNA-splicing endonuclease subunit Sen15-like, with product MYDICHPSYYHLCKFGCTDPVKTSTAFYVYIELCEVKRFWDVKYKYKEELELFYLEVKKREHSSIEIYIPWPTKYSISIDKIEKMQQALQNERLTFVFKSEDSSSVLYTISAGLIKPATPEATKQLKEREEKKYNLETEIRRNTSNLYELAKTIVLAHETKDQNSNSGPGTAIESLNTDSSLEIL from the exons atgtatgacATATGTCATCCTAGt TATTATCACTTGTGCAAATTCGGTTGTACCGATCCTGTGAAAACAAGTACTGCCTTTTACGTCTACATTGAATTGTGTGAAG TGAAACGATTCTGGGATGTCaaatataagtataaggaGGAACTTGAACTCTTCTATCTCGAGGTCAAAAAAAGGGAACATTCTTCAATAGAAATCTATATACCTTGGCCAACCAAATACAGCATctctattgataaaattgagaagATGCAACAGGCATTACAAAATGAACG ATTgacatttgtatttaaatctgAGGATAGCAGCAGTGTTTTGTATACAATAAGTGCAGGTCTTATAAAGCCAGCAACACCAGAAGCAACTAAGcaattgaaagaaagagaagagaagaaatataatttggaGACAGAAATCCGAAGAAATACATCAAACTTATATGAATTAGCAAAAACTATAGTTCTTGCTCATGAAACTAAAGATCAAAATTCTAATTCTGGTCCAGGCACTGCTATAGAATCATTGAATACAGATTCCAGTTTGGAGATATTATGA